One genomic window of Phycisphaerales bacterium includes the following:
- the trpS gene encoding tryptophan--tRNA ligase, translating into MANPTTKPPSKPRILTGDTPTGQLHLGHLVGSLESRVALQDEYDCFFLIANMHAYTTRADKPEGIRESTLEIVKDWLAVGMDPNRSTFVLQTETPAIAELTWFFAMLLPFNRVMKNPTLKTEIKDKDLGDTYSFGFPMYAVGQCADILAFRPQLVPVGEDQVAHIEMCREAARRFNQVYCGVDPHAEDSEHESLGGVFPIPAAKVGRIGRLVGTDGTQKMSKSLNNAIFLTDTFKQIKKKMGQLYTGRQTMDEPGDIDNALFEYVRAFIRDETRVKELETKYAAGDNIGDGHIKVEVAEAIDELIAPIREKRAELAGETGDKVVLEILREHAAKANTVAEDTLARAKAAMKLDFFGRELGFPQTQK; encoded by the coding sequence ATGGCCAACCCCACCACCAAGCCCCCTTCCAAGCCCCGCATCCTCACCGGCGACACGCCCACCGGCCAGCTCCACCTGGGCCACCTCGTGGGCAGCCTCGAGAGCCGCGTTGCGCTGCAGGACGAGTACGACTGCTTCTTCCTCATCGCCAACATGCACGCGTACACCACGCGGGCCGACAAGCCCGAGGGCATCCGCGAGAGCACGCTGGAGATCGTCAAGGACTGGCTGGCCGTCGGCATGGACCCCAATCGCAGCACGTTCGTGTTGCAGACCGAGACGCCGGCCATCGCCGAGCTGACCTGGTTCTTTGCAATGCTCTTGCCCTTCAACCGCGTGATGAAGAACCCGACGCTCAAGACCGAGATCAAGGACAAGGACCTGGGCGATACGTACAGCTTCGGCTTTCCGATGTACGCCGTCGGCCAGTGCGCGGACATCCTCGCGTTCCGGCCGCAGCTCGTACCCGTGGGCGAGGACCAGGTGGCCCACATCGAGATGTGCCGCGAGGCCGCGCGCCGGTTCAACCAGGTCTACTGCGGCGTCGACCCGCACGCCGAAGACAGCGAGCACGAGTCGCTCGGCGGCGTGTTCCCCATCCCCGCCGCGAAGGTCGGCCGCATCGGCCGCCTCGTCGGCACCGACGGCACCCAGAAGATGTCCAAGAGCCTCAACAACGCCATCTTCCTGACGGACACCTTCAAGCAGATCAAGAAGAAGATGGGCCAGCTCTACACCGGCCGCCAGACCATGGACGAGCCCGGCGACATCGACAATGCCCTGTTCGAGTACGTCCGCGCCTTCATCCGCGACGAAACCAGAGTGAAGGAGCTCGAAACCAAGTACGCCGCCGGCGACAACATCGGCGACGGCCACATCAAGGTCGAGGTCGCCGAGGCAATTGATGAACTCATCGCACCCATTCGGGAGAAGCGAGCCGAGCTCGCGGGCGAAACTGGCGACAAGGTGGTCCTTGAAATCCTCCGCGAGCACGCGGCCAAGGCCAACACGGTGGCGGAGGACACGCTGGCACGAGCGAAGGCGGCGATGAAGCTGGACTTCTTCGGGCGCGAGCTCGGCTTCCCGCAAACGCAGAAGTAG